From Pieris rapae chromosome 15, ilPieRapa1.1, whole genome shotgun sequence:
gtaaatatttagttttaaatgtgGTATTGTGATTTTGTATAGATGATTACACAAATTGAGATTATACTGGTGTCTATCtacaatatacttaaaaaaagagATCAGTGGGGCTATaatctctttaggtcttggcctctgATTTCTGaacctgtttcatgatcatttttaaatgttataggCAACTAGGTGATCAGgctagtgcctgacacactttgtcgactttttgcatctaagacatgttggtttcctcacaatgttttccttcaccgttagagcaaatgttaaatgtgcccATTAAAACCTATGACCTAAGGTATGAGAATtccacgctgaagccactaggccaacactgctcaaccATATACAACACAATATACTTAACTTTCCTAAAAAGGTGAATGTAATTCACATAACAATGGTCAATTTCTTTTGAGTTATTGGTATAGTTGGGACAACAGCATCTCTTAGTTTTAATAGTCTCAATTCCATAAAGCATATGCACCATCAATGTACCTTTTTTGTACTTTTTCAACCTCCTTCCACTTTTAATACATGACACatatctatattttcttaaattatgttttgagGAAATTTTCAGAGTATTGCAGAAGTGTACTGGCAAGAAAAGAAGTTATCAACTGCTTATAGgcattttttacattcaaatGATGGTGTTGCTTTTGCTACCAAATTGATAGAATTACATACTACCAAAGGATTTAAGTCAGAAATTGCTATGTTTATAGCTCAGGCAGTGTTGCAAATTctttgtttgaaaaataagGAAATGGCCCATGAGGCTTTCAAGACATATACAAGATGTCATCCAAATTTGCATGAAAGTGCCCCACCATTTCCATATCCActactaaattttttatacttgcTTCTTAAAGTTATTGATCAGTAAGTTGCATtttcttaaacatttaattagtttttaaaatattaaagcaatatgcaaatatgtcaaaacaatttaaaattgtatttttcatttcagtGGAGATgctatgaaatttttaatgctacgtaaaagttattataaatttctaaagCGTGACCCTCGCTTCTTTGGGTATTTGGACAATATTGGCCGTGTCTGGTTTGGAATTTCTGCCCCAGAGAACCGTAGGAACCCTAACTCGATGTTAAGTGACGTTATAAAGTCAATGCTTGGCGAGATTGACAGCTCAGATGAAGATGGCAGCAAGTTGGCAAACAAACCCCAAGTCCCTGACTTAGATTAAACTTTGATTTATGATAGtctgtttttatgaatatagttattatggtgaaaatttgtttacccatcaaaatttgatttaaaataattgaaataataataaagcaagCAACTACatctattgtttttgtaataatttccTGTAcatcttacaaataataatccaTTTATAAGGTTTTGAGCTcataaaccatttttttacttaacttGTATAATGTTACTTAGCCatgccaaaatatatttacagtaaAGGAAACTGCTAATCAAACAATC
This genomic window contains:
- the LOC110999949 gene encoding Golgi to ER traffic protein 4 homolog yields the protein MARGERGVARVLEKLEASVNAGQYYEAHQMYRTLYFRYLNQKKYGDLLQLLHSGANILLECDQQGSGTDLAILLLDVLTKSHIKPCEEWIKKIAQLFAKMKSNVVERETFLINAVKWSMDKNKRGHPLLHRSIAEVYWQEKKLSTAYRHFLHSNDGVAFATKLIELHTTKGFKSEIAMFIAQAVLQILCLKNKEMAHEAFKTYTRCHPNLHESAPPFPYPLLNFLYLLLKVIDHGDAMKFLMLRKSYYKFLKRDPRFFGYLDNIGRVWFGISAPENRRNPNSMLSDVIKSMLGEIDSSDEDGSKLANKPQVPDLD